A genome region from Heliangelus exortis chromosome 12, bHelExo1.hap1, whole genome shotgun sequence includes the following:
- the PHF2 gene encoding lysine-specific demethylase PHF2 isoform X3 produces MATVPVYCICRLPYDVTRFMIECDACKDWFHGSCVGVEEEEAPDIDIYHCPNCEKTHGKSTLKKKRNWHKHDTGQPTEVKPVQNGSQVFIKELRSRTFPSAEDVVVKVPGSQLTTEYLEENGFAEPILVPKKDGLGLSVPAPTFYVSDVENYVGPERSVDVTDVTKQKDCKMKLKEFVDYYYSTNRKRVLNVTNLEFSDTRMSSFVEPPDIVKKLSWVENYWPDDALLAKPKVTKYCLICVKDSYTDFHIDSGGASAWYHVLKGEKIFYLIKPTSANISLYERWQSAANHSEMFFADQVDKCYKCTVKQGQTLFIPSGWIYATLTPVDCLAFAGHFLHSLSVEMQMRAYEVERRLKIVSLTQFPNFETACWYMGKHLLESFKGLHKAGQQPPAHLLQGAKILNGAFRSWTKKQALAEHEDELPENFKPAQLIKDLAKEIRLSENASKASKADVSANTASEEVCPVEKEEAPSPIQTTPPPPPVEKPPKKKTPKTVKTPKQLKPSKPPKPPKPPKPPKPPKTPKVKGEGKKKGKKAKESPPPAIPNLDLLEAHTKEALTKIETPKKGKNSKPDSLLKMEEEHKSEKAPLSGSKDNKFTFSFSNKKLLGSKGVKTQLNTSVFGSLQNFKEDKAKPVRDEYEYVSDDGELKIDEFPIRRKKNTTKRELPFLSDKKDTLQHTPVKKPKVEPVSYKSDDSSDEDLLHIDTEAKPGRNSKVKKESGSSAGILDLLQASKEVGGLEYNTNSQPPASPSTQEAIQGMLSMANLQASESCLQTSWGTNQAKNNSISAQNSKKTGGGSNKNAGKRLLKKSTKNSVDIEDYDEDQDHLDACFKDSDYVYPSLESDEDNPVFKSRSKKRKSSDDAPYSPTARVGPSVPRQDRPVREGTRVASIETGLAAAAAKLSQQEEQKGKKKKNTKKKLSTNNVSKAAQEGSSPEPKLESHASSLTDHEYTAGASAFGAAQPGKGAQPMAPGVFLTQRRPSSSSQNNASAKGKRTKKGMATAKQRLGKILKIHRNGKLLL; encoded by the exons tgctgaagaTGTCGTTGTGAAAGTGCCAGGCAGCCAGCTAACAACAGagtatttggaagaaaatggctTTGCAGAGCCCATCCTTGTCCCCAAGAAGGATGGCCTGGGTCTGTCTGTACCTGCACCCACCTTCTATGTCAGCGACGTTGAAAACTACGTGG gGCCAGAGAGGAGCGTTGATGTCACCGATGTCACCAAGCAGAAAGACTGCAAGATGAAACTCAAGGAGTTTGTGGATTATTACTACAGCACCAACAGGAAGAGGGTCCTCAATGTGACCAACCTGGAGTTCTCAGACACGAG GATGTCCAGTTTTGTGGAGCCTCCAGATATAGTTAAGAAGTTGTCCTGGGTAGAAAACTACTGGCCTGATGATGCTCTCCTGGCTAAACCTAAAGTCACCAAGTACTGCCTGATCTGTGTCAAGGATAGCTACACCGACTTCCACATAGATTCTGGGGGAGCTTCTGCCTGGTACCACGTGCTGAAG ggagaaaagatattttatctCATCAAACCAACCTctgcaaatatttctctttatgAACGCTGGCAGTCAGCAGCCAACCACAGTGAGATGTTTTTTGCAGACCAAGTGGATAAGTGTTACAAATGCACAGTGAAACAAGGACAGACACTCTTCATTCCCTCAG GTTGGATTTATGCAACTCTAACGCCTGTGGACTGCCTGGCCTTTGCAGGACATTTTCTACATAGTCTAAGTGTTGAGATGCAGATGAG GGCCTATGAAGTGGAAAGACGATTGAAAATCGTCAGCCTGACCCAGTTTCCAAACTTTGAAACTGCTTGTTGGTACATGGGAAAGCACCTACTAGAGTCATTCAAAG gTTTGCATAAAGCTGGACAACAACCTCCTGCTCATTTACTCCAAGGAGCAAAAATTCTCAATGGTGCTTTCAGGTCATGGACTAAAAAGCAG GCTTTAGCAGAGCATGAAGATGAACTACCAGAAAACTTCAAACCAGCACAACTTATCAAGGACCTTGCCAAAGAAATAAGATTAAGTGAG AATGCTTCAAAAGCCAGCAAAGCAGACGTGAGTGCCAACACAGCTTCTGAGGAGGTCTGCCCcgtggagaaggaggaggctcCATCACCCATCCAAACGACACCTCCGCCCCCACCTGTTGAGAAGCCCCCTAAAAAAAAGACTCCCAAAACTgtaaaaacccccaaacaactCAAGCCATCCAAACCTCCCAAACCTCCCAAGCCACCCAAACCCCCTAAGCCTCCCAAAACGCCAAAAgtgaagggagaaggaaaaaagaaaggaaagaaggcaaAAGAGAGTCCACCGCCGGCCATCCCGAATCTCGACCTGCTGGAGGCACACACAAAGGAGGCATTGACAAAGATCGAGACACCAAAGAAGGGGAAG AACAGCAAACCTGATTCACTTCTAAAAATGGAAGAGGAGCACAAATCGGAAAAGGCGCCTTTGTCAGGAAGCAAGGACAACAAATTCACATTCTCTTTCTCTAACAAGAAGTTGCTTGG ttcAAAGGGAGTCAAAACTCAGCTGAATACAAGTGTGTTTGGGTCACTGCAGAATTTTAAAGAAGATAAAGCAAAACCTGTGCGAGATGAATATGAGTATGTGTCAGATGATGGTGAACTAAAAATCGATGAGTTTCCaatcagaaggaagaaaaacactaCAAAAAGAGAACTGCCCT ttttatCAGATAAAAAAGACACTCTGCAGCACACTCCTGTTAAGAAGCCAAAGGTGGAGCCAGTATCATACAAG AGTGATGACTCGTCAGATGAAGATTTGCTTCACATTGACACAGAGGCAAAGCCAGGACGCAATTCCAAAGTAAAGAAAGAGAGTGGAAGTTCAGCAGGAATTCTTGATCTTTTGCAGGCGAGCAAGGAGGTTGGGGGTTTGGAATATAACACCAACAG ccagcCACCTGCCTCTCCCAGCACGCAGGAAGCCATCCAGGGCATGCTGTCCATGGCAAACCTCCAGGCTTCAGAGTCCTGCCTCCAGACATCCTGGGGCACCAACCAGGCCAAGAACAACTCCATCTCTGCACAGAACTCTAAAAAAACGGGCGGTGGCAGCAACAAAAATGCTGGCAAGAGGTTactgaagaaaagcacaaagaacAGCGTTGACATCGAAGATTATGATGAGGATCAGGACCACCTGGATGCCTGTTTTAAAGATTCAGATTACG TTTACCCTTCTCTTGAATCAGATGAAGATAATCCAGTATTCAAATCCCGatcaaagaaaaggaaaagttcaGATGATGCCCCTTACAGTCCAACAG CCCGGGTTGGCCCCTCGGTGCCCCGGCAGGACAGACCCGTGCGGGAGGGCACCCGAGTTGCGTCCATCGAAACCGGACTCGCCGCTGCTGCCGCCAAGTTGTCCCAGCAG GAGGAACagaaaggcaagaagaaaaaaaataccaaaaagaaGCTGTCCACCAACAACGTGAGCAAAGCGGCTCAGGAAGGCAGCTCTCCAGAGCCAAAGCTGGAGTCCCACGCCAGCAGCCTGACGGATCACGAGTACACCGCGGGGGCCAGCGCCTTCGGGGCCGCCCAGCCCGGCAAGGGAGCGCAGCCCATGGCACCCGGGGTTTTCCTCACGCAGAGGAGACCCTCATCATCCTCGCAGAACAATGCCTCTGCCAAAG GGAAGCGCACGAAGAAGGGGATGGCCACGGCCAAGCAGCGGCTCGGCAAGATCCTGAAGATCCACCGGAACgggaagctgctgctctag
- the PHF2 gene encoding lysine-specific demethylase PHF2 isoform X1, translating into MATVPVYCICRLPYDVTRFMIECDACKDWFHGSCVGVEEEEAPDIDIYHCPNCEKTHGKSTLKKKRNWHKHDTGQPTEVKPVQNGSQVFIKELRSRTFPSAEDVVVKVPGSQLTTEYLEENGFAEPILVPKKDGLGLSVPAPTFYVSDVENYVGPERSVDVTDVTKQKDCKMKLKEFVDYYYSTNRKRVLNVTNLEFSDTRMSSFVEPPDIVKKLSWVENYWPDDALLAKPKVTKYCLICVKDSYTDFHIDSGGASAWYHVLKGEKIFYLIKPTSANISLYERWQSAANHSEMFFADQVDKCYKCTVKQGQTLFIPSGWIYATLTPVDCLAFAGHFLHSLSVEMQMRAYEVERRLKIVSLTQFPNFETACWYMGKHLLESFKGLHKAGQQPPAHLLQGAKILNGAFRSWTKKQALAEHEDELPENFKPAQLIKDLAKEIRLSENASKASKADVSANTASEEVCPVEKEEAPSPIQTTPPPPPVEKPPKKKTPKTVKTPKQLKPSKPPKPPKPPKPPKPPKTPKVKGEGKKKGKKAKESPPPAIPNLDLLEAHTKEALTKIETPKKGKAAKNVLSVPNKETASKQNEVEKFEVREQNKSKTEAKWKYKNSKPDSLLKMEEEHKSEKAPLSGSKDNKFTFSFSNKKLLGSKGVKTQLNTSVFGSLQNFKEDKAKPVRDEYEYVSDDGELKIDEFPIRRKKNTTKRELPFLSDKKDTLQHTPVKKPKVEPVSYKSDDSSDEDLLHIDTEAKPGRNSKVKKESGSSAGILDLLQASKEVGGLEYNTNSQPPASPSTQEAIQGMLSMANLQASESCLQTSWGTNQAKNNSISAQNSKKTGGGSNKNAGKRLLKKSTKNSVDIEDYDEDQDHLDACFKDSDYVYPSLESDEDNPVFKSRSKKRKSSDDAPYSPTARVGPSVPRQDRPVREGTRVASIETGLAAAAAKLSQQEEQKGKKKKNTKKKLSTNNVSKAAQEGSSPEPKLESHASSLTDHEYTAGASAFGAAQPGKGAQPMAPGVFLTQRRPSSSSQNNASAKGKRTKKGMATAKQRLGKILKIHRNGKLLL; encoded by the exons tgctgaagaTGTCGTTGTGAAAGTGCCAGGCAGCCAGCTAACAACAGagtatttggaagaaaatggctTTGCAGAGCCCATCCTTGTCCCCAAGAAGGATGGCCTGGGTCTGTCTGTACCTGCACCCACCTTCTATGTCAGCGACGTTGAAAACTACGTGG gGCCAGAGAGGAGCGTTGATGTCACCGATGTCACCAAGCAGAAAGACTGCAAGATGAAACTCAAGGAGTTTGTGGATTATTACTACAGCACCAACAGGAAGAGGGTCCTCAATGTGACCAACCTGGAGTTCTCAGACACGAG GATGTCCAGTTTTGTGGAGCCTCCAGATATAGTTAAGAAGTTGTCCTGGGTAGAAAACTACTGGCCTGATGATGCTCTCCTGGCTAAACCTAAAGTCACCAAGTACTGCCTGATCTGTGTCAAGGATAGCTACACCGACTTCCACATAGATTCTGGGGGAGCTTCTGCCTGGTACCACGTGCTGAAG ggagaaaagatattttatctCATCAAACCAACCTctgcaaatatttctctttatgAACGCTGGCAGTCAGCAGCCAACCACAGTGAGATGTTTTTTGCAGACCAAGTGGATAAGTGTTACAAATGCACAGTGAAACAAGGACAGACACTCTTCATTCCCTCAG GTTGGATTTATGCAACTCTAACGCCTGTGGACTGCCTGGCCTTTGCAGGACATTTTCTACATAGTCTAAGTGTTGAGATGCAGATGAG GGCCTATGAAGTGGAAAGACGATTGAAAATCGTCAGCCTGACCCAGTTTCCAAACTTTGAAACTGCTTGTTGGTACATGGGAAAGCACCTACTAGAGTCATTCAAAG gTTTGCATAAAGCTGGACAACAACCTCCTGCTCATTTACTCCAAGGAGCAAAAATTCTCAATGGTGCTTTCAGGTCATGGACTAAAAAGCAG GCTTTAGCAGAGCATGAAGATGAACTACCAGAAAACTTCAAACCAGCACAACTTATCAAGGACCTTGCCAAAGAAATAAGATTAAGTGAG AATGCTTCAAAAGCCAGCAAAGCAGACGTGAGTGCCAACACAGCTTCTGAGGAGGTCTGCCCcgtggagaaggaggaggctcCATCACCCATCCAAACGACACCTCCGCCCCCACCTGTTGAGAAGCCCCCTAAAAAAAAGACTCCCAAAACTgtaaaaacccccaaacaactCAAGCCATCCAAACCTCCCAAACCTCCCAAGCCACCCAAACCCCCTAAGCCTCCCAAAACGCCAAAAgtgaagggagaaggaaaaaagaaaggaaagaaggcaaAAGAGAGTCCACCGCCGGCCATCCCGAATCTCGACCTGCTGGAGGCACACACAAAGGAGGCATTGACAAAGATCGAGACACCAAAGAAGGGGAAG GCTGCAAAGAATGTTTTAAGTGTTCCCAATAAGGAAACTGCTAGTAAGCAGAATGAGGTGGAGAAATTTGAAGTACgagagcaaaataaaagcaaaacagaagccAAATGGAAATATAAG AACAGCAAACCTGATTCACTTCTAAAAATGGAAGAGGAGCACAAATCGGAAAAGGCGCCTTTGTCAGGAAGCAAGGACAACAAATTCACATTCTCTTTCTCTAACAAGAAGTTGCTTGG ttcAAAGGGAGTCAAAACTCAGCTGAATACAAGTGTGTTTGGGTCACTGCAGAATTTTAAAGAAGATAAAGCAAAACCTGTGCGAGATGAATATGAGTATGTGTCAGATGATGGTGAACTAAAAATCGATGAGTTTCCaatcagaaggaagaaaaacactaCAAAAAGAGAACTGCCCT ttttatCAGATAAAAAAGACACTCTGCAGCACACTCCTGTTAAGAAGCCAAAGGTGGAGCCAGTATCATACAAG AGTGATGACTCGTCAGATGAAGATTTGCTTCACATTGACACAGAGGCAAAGCCAGGACGCAATTCCAAAGTAAAGAAAGAGAGTGGAAGTTCAGCAGGAATTCTTGATCTTTTGCAGGCGAGCAAGGAGGTTGGGGGTTTGGAATATAACACCAACAG ccagcCACCTGCCTCTCCCAGCACGCAGGAAGCCATCCAGGGCATGCTGTCCATGGCAAACCTCCAGGCTTCAGAGTCCTGCCTCCAGACATCCTGGGGCACCAACCAGGCCAAGAACAACTCCATCTCTGCACAGAACTCTAAAAAAACGGGCGGTGGCAGCAACAAAAATGCTGGCAAGAGGTTactgaagaaaagcacaaagaacAGCGTTGACATCGAAGATTATGATGAGGATCAGGACCACCTGGATGCCTGTTTTAAAGATTCAGATTACG TTTACCCTTCTCTTGAATCAGATGAAGATAATCCAGTATTCAAATCCCGatcaaagaaaaggaaaagttcaGATGATGCCCCTTACAGTCCAACAG CCCGGGTTGGCCCCTCGGTGCCCCGGCAGGACAGACCCGTGCGGGAGGGCACCCGAGTTGCGTCCATCGAAACCGGACTCGCCGCTGCTGCCGCCAAGTTGTCCCAGCAG GAGGAACagaaaggcaagaagaaaaaaaataccaaaaagaaGCTGTCCACCAACAACGTGAGCAAAGCGGCTCAGGAAGGCAGCTCTCCAGAGCCAAAGCTGGAGTCCCACGCCAGCAGCCTGACGGATCACGAGTACACCGCGGGGGCCAGCGCCTTCGGGGCCGCCCAGCCCGGCAAGGGAGCGCAGCCCATGGCACCCGGGGTTTTCCTCACGCAGAGGAGACCCTCATCATCCTCGCAGAACAATGCCTCTGCCAAAG GGAAGCGCACGAAGAAGGGGATGGCCACGGCCAAGCAGCGGCTCGGCAAGATCCTGAAGATCCACCGGAACgggaagctgctgctctag
- the PHF2 gene encoding lysine-specific demethylase PHF2 isoform X2 translates to MKSCVGVEEEEAPDIDIYHCPNCEKTHGKSTLKKKRNWHKHDTGQPTEVKPVQNGSQVFIKELRSRTFPSAEDVVVKVPGSQLTTEYLEENGFAEPILVPKKDGLGLSVPAPTFYVSDVENYVGPERSVDVTDVTKQKDCKMKLKEFVDYYYSTNRKRVLNVTNLEFSDTRMSSFVEPPDIVKKLSWVENYWPDDALLAKPKVTKYCLICVKDSYTDFHIDSGGASAWYHVLKGEKIFYLIKPTSANISLYERWQSAANHSEMFFADQVDKCYKCTVKQGQTLFIPSGWIYATLTPVDCLAFAGHFLHSLSVEMQMRAYEVERRLKIVSLTQFPNFETACWYMGKHLLESFKGLHKAGQQPPAHLLQGAKILNGAFRSWTKKQALAEHEDELPENFKPAQLIKDLAKEIRLSENASKASKADVSANTASEEVCPVEKEEAPSPIQTTPPPPPVEKPPKKKTPKTVKTPKQLKPSKPPKPPKPPKPPKPPKTPKVKGEGKKKGKKAKESPPPAIPNLDLLEAHTKEALTKIETPKKGKAAKNVLSVPNKETASKQNEVEKFEVREQNKSKTEAKWKYKNSKPDSLLKMEEEHKSEKAPLSGSKDNKFTFSFSNKKLLGSKGVKTQLNTSVFGSLQNFKEDKAKPVRDEYEYVSDDGELKIDEFPIRRKKNTTKRELPFLSDKKDTLQHTPVKKPKVEPVSYKSDDSSDEDLLHIDTEAKPGRNSKVKKESGSSAGILDLLQASKEVGGLEYNTNSQPPASPSTQEAIQGMLSMANLQASESCLQTSWGTNQAKNNSISAQNSKKTGGGSNKNAGKRLLKKSTKNSVDIEDYDEDQDHLDACFKDSDYVYPSLESDEDNPVFKSRSKKRKSSDDAPYSPTARVGPSVPRQDRPVREGTRVASIETGLAAAAAKLSQQEEQKGKKKKNTKKKLSTNNVSKAAQEGSSPEPKLESHASSLTDHEYTAGASAFGAAQPGKGAQPMAPGVFLTQRRPSSSSQNNASAKGKRTKKGMATAKQRLGKILKIHRNGKLLL, encoded by the exons tgctgaagaTGTCGTTGTGAAAGTGCCAGGCAGCCAGCTAACAACAGagtatttggaagaaaatggctTTGCAGAGCCCATCCTTGTCCCCAAGAAGGATGGCCTGGGTCTGTCTGTACCTGCACCCACCTTCTATGTCAGCGACGTTGAAAACTACGTGG gGCCAGAGAGGAGCGTTGATGTCACCGATGTCACCAAGCAGAAAGACTGCAAGATGAAACTCAAGGAGTTTGTGGATTATTACTACAGCACCAACAGGAAGAGGGTCCTCAATGTGACCAACCTGGAGTTCTCAGACACGAG GATGTCCAGTTTTGTGGAGCCTCCAGATATAGTTAAGAAGTTGTCCTGGGTAGAAAACTACTGGCCTGATGATGCTCTCCTGGCTAAACCTAAAGTCACCAAGTACTGCCTGATCTGTGTCAAGGATAGCTACACCGACTTCCACATAGATTCTGGGGGAGCTTCTGCCTGGTACCACGTGCTGAAG ggagaaaagatattttatctCATCAAACCAACCTctgcaaatatttctctttatgAACGCTGGCAGTCAGCAGCCAACCACAGTGAGATGTTTTTTGCAGACCAAGTGGATAAGTGTTACAAATGCACAGTGAAACAAGGACAGACACTCTTCATTCCCTCAG GTTGGATTTATGCAACTCTAACGCCTGTGGACTGCCTGGCCTTTGCAGGACATTTTCTACATAGTCTAAGTGTTGAGATGCAGATGAG GGCCTATGAAGTGGAAAGACGATTGAAAATCGTCAGCCTGACCCAGTTTCCAAACTTTGAAACTGCTTGTTGGTACATGGGAAAGCACCTACTAGAGTCATTCAAAG gTTTGCATAAAGCTGGACAACAACCTCCTGCTCATTTACTCCAAGGAGCAAAAATTCTCAATGGTGCTTTCAGGTCATGGACTAAAAAGCAG GCTTTAGCAGAGCATGAAGATGAACTACCAGAAAACTTCAAACCAGCACAACTTATCAAGGACCTTGCCAAAGAAATAAGATTAAGTGAG AATGCTTCAAAAGCCAGCAAAGCAGACGTGAGTGCCAACACAGCTTCTGAGGAGGTCTGCCCcgtggagaaggaggaggctcCATCACCCATCCAAACGACACCTCCGCCCCCACCTGTTGAGAAGCCCCCTAAAAAAAAGACTCCCAAAACTgtaaaaacccccaaacaactCAAGCCATCCAAACCTCCCAAACCTCCCAAGCCACCCAAACCCCCTAAGCCTCCCAAAACGCCAAAAgtgaagggagaaggaaaaaagaaaggaaagaaggcaaAAGAGAGTCCACCGCCGGCCATCCCGAATCTCGACCTGCTGGAGGCACACACAAAGGAGGCATTGACAAAGATCGAGACACCAAAGAAGGGGAAG GCTGCAAAGAATGTTTTAAGTGTTCCCAATAAGGAAACTGCTAGTAAGCAGAATGAGGTGGAGAAATTTGAAGTACgagagcaaaataaaagcaaaacagaagccAAATGGAAATATAAG AACAGCAAACCTGATTCACTTCTAAAAATGGAAGAGGAGCACAAATCGGAAAAGGCGCCTTTGTCAGGAAGCAAGGACAACAAATTCACATTCTCTTTCTCTAACAAGAAGTTGCTTGG ttcAAAGGGAGTCAAAACTCAGCTGAATACAAGTGTGTTTGGGTCACTGCAGAATTTTAAAGAAGATAAAGCAAAACCTGTGCGAGATGAATATGAGTATGTGTCAGATGATGGTGAACTAAAAATCGATGAGTTTCCaatcagaaggaagaaaaacactaCAAAAAGAGAACTGCCCT ttttatCAGATAAAAAAGACACTCTGCAGCACACTCCTGTTAAGAAGCCAAAGGTGGAGCCAGTATCATACAAG AGTGATGACTCGTCAGATGAAGATTTGCTTCACATTGACACAGAGGCAAAGCCAGGACGCAATTCCAAAGTAAAGAAAGAGAGTGGAAGTTCAGCAGGAATTCTTGATCTTTTGCAGGCGAGCAAGGAGGTTGGGGGTTTGGAATATAACACCAACAG ccagcCACCTGCCTCTCCCAGCACGCAGGAAGCCATCCAGGGCATGCTGTCCATGGCAAACCTCCAGGCTTCAGAGTCCTGCCTCCAGACATCCTGGGGCACCAACCAGGCCAAGAACAACTCCATCTCTGCACAGAACTCTAAAAAAACGGGCGGTGGCAGCAACAAAAATGCTGGCAAGAGGTTactgaagaaaagcacaaagaacAGCGTTGACATCGAAGATTATGATGAGGATCAGGACCACCTGGATGCCTGTTTTAAAGATTCAGATTACG TTTACCCTTCTCTTGAATCAGATGAAGATAATCCAGTATTCAAATCCCGatcaaagaaaaggaaaagttcaGATGATGCCCCTTACAGTCCAACAG CCCGGGTTGGCCCCTCGGTGCCCCGGCAGGACAGACCCGTGCGGGAGGGCACCCGAGTTGCGTCCATCGAAACCGGACTCGCCGCTGCTGCCGCCAAGTTGTCCCAGCAG GAGGAACagaaaggcaagaagaaaaaaaataccaaaaagaaGCTGTCCACCAACAACGTGAGCAAAGCGGCTCAGGAAGGCAGCTCTCCAGAGCCAAAGCTGGAGTCCCACGCCAGCAGCCTGACGGATCACGAGTACACCGCGGGGGCCAGCGCCTTCGGGGCCGCCCAGCCCGGCAAGGGAGCGCAGCCCATGGCACCCGGGGTTTTCCTCACGCAGAGGAGACCCTCATCATCCTCGCAGAACAATGCCTCTGCCAAAG GGAAGCGCACGAAGAAGGGGATGGCCACGGCCAAGCAGCGGCTCGGCAAGATCCTGAAGATCCACCGGAACgggaagctgctgctctag